A window from Candidatus Nitrospira neomarina encodes these proteins:
- a CDS encoding CBS domain-containing protein produces MEIITTHLEADFDGLASMVAAQKLYPEARLVLPAGVQSRERDFLAEYPLSFTALSELNFPDITRLILVDAQHQDRLGLLEKVLKNQHISVHIYDHHPLETTNPLLPLADYCKVDAVGATITLLCEELQARGLTWTPEEATLFAIALYEETGQFGYRNTTHRDFQIGGVLVQTGADLNLVTKYLARHWTPPQLELFHALLQAAQTLNLGHRRILLTTLTWPDYVQDMAQVVQQLAQLHGADAVIAAVAMEGKVQIIGRSRHPDMDMNQITKAFGGGGHTMAAAASIKGLTIVEVEQKIQALLQEQAKTWLPIQRLMTTPVRTVEPTATIKQTERLMTQYEVNALPVVSAKGGFMGLATREAVQKALYHKLTTHPIEHIMLRDIFLATPGTPFDEVQQHMVERNQRIVPVLDHDQVVGIFSRTDLLRAMHQALPPQEGKAEPSAGAAPSATVVPTPTLRTSNLHKQLATRLPPPLLTLLQTIRTLADTQEVAAFLVGGFVRDFLMNIPNFDLDVVVEGDGIRFGKALAQELKAEWTIHERFGTVSIAIPKTLHIPQMQHLDIATARTEYYEYPTALPTVERSSIKKDLYRRDFTINALAIRLNRTPGELLDYFGGRRDIKDRIVRVLHSLSFVEDPTRVFRAIRFEQRFGFQISKETQHFIQQAQTMELFHRLSGVRLGNELIHILEEPEPAKGIQRLNQFKLFPFIHPKLQWKEPAPTLFASGEKILAWHEVESTRSGTERWLLYALAWFESLGKSELVKTWKRLGFPQRNTATVGEFLQAQSTLIRTLNRKHLAPSEIYDLLTPWPKELVLFLMAKAQSKPAIHAATERIRDYLTTFQHTAITLTGHDLEDMGLPKGPAYRRVLDRIFKAKLDRLVTTQEDEYRLAKTFIAQETASGSRSKSPSSARKGGGG; encoded by the coding sequence ATGGAAATTATTACCACGCATCTCGAGGCGGATTTCGATGGCCTCGCCTCAATGGTGGCGGCTCAAAAGCTCTACCCGGAGGCACGCCTCGTCCTCCCGGCGGGAGTCCAATCCCGCGAGCGGGACTTTCTCGCGGAATATCCCCTCTCCTTTACGGCACTCTCGGAACTAAATTTTCCGGATATCACCCGTCTGATTTTAGTCGATGCCCAACATCAGGATCGCTTAGGTTTACTCGAAAAAGTTCTTAAAAATCAACATATTTCTGTCCATATTTACGATCATCATCCTTTGGAAACCACCAATCCTCTGCTCCCATTGGCAGACTATTGCAAAGTGGATGCAGTCGGGGCCACCATCACACTCCTCTGCGAAGAACTTCAGGCCAGAGGACTCACATGGACACCCGAAGAAGCCACACTCTTTGCCATAGCCCTCTATGAGGAAACCGGTCAATTTGGCTACCGGAATACCACGCACCGTGATTTCCAGATCGGCGGGGTCCTTGTGCAAACTGGAGCCGATTTAAACCTGGTCACGAAGTACCTTGCCCGGCACTGGACGCCGCCGCAACTCGAATTATTCCATGCACTGTTGCAAGCGGCGCAAACATTAAACCTCGGACATCGAAGGATTCTGCTCACCACCCTCACCTGGCCGGATTATGTGCAGGACATGGCCCAGGTTGTTCAACAACTGGCGCAATTACATGGTGCCGATGCCGTCATCGCCGCTGTCGCCATGGAGGGCAAGGTACAAATTATCGGACGCAGCCGCCATCCTGACATGGATATGAATCAGATTACCAAAGCCTTTGGCGGAGGAGGGCACACTATGGCTGCCGCCGCCAGCATTAAGGGACTCACCATCGTCGAGGTCGAACAGAAAATCCAAGCTCTTTTGCAGGAACAAGCCAAAACCTGGCTCCCCATCCAACGGCTCATGACCACACCTGTCAGGACGGTGGAACCCACCGCCACGATCAAACAGACCGAACGCCTCATGACACAATACGAAGTCAACGCCCTACCCGTTGTGAGTGCTAAGGGCGGTTTCATGGGGTTAGCCACGCGGGAAGCCGTACAAAAAGCCCTCTATCATAAACTGACCACCCACCCCATCGAGCACATCATGCTCAGGGATATCTTTCTGGCCACACCCGGCACACCATTTGACGAGGTCCAACAGCATATGGTCGAACGGAATCAGCGGATCGTCCCGGTGTTGGATCACGACCAAGTCGTTGGCATTTTCAGCCGGACCGATTTGCTTCGGGCTATGCACCAGGCACTCCCGCCTCAGGAAGGAAAGGCCGAGCCCTCTGCCGGAGCAGCCCCTTCAGCTACCGTCGTTCCCACGCCAACCTTGCGTACGTCAAACCTTCACAAACAATTGGCAACCCGTTTACCTCCGCCACTTCTCACCCTCCTCCAGACCATTAGAACACTCGCCGATACCCAGGAGGTGGCCGCGTTTCTCGTCGGCGGATTCGTCCGGGATTTCCTTATGAACATTCCCAATTTCGATTTGGATGTGGTGGTCGAAGGAGACGGCATTCGTTTTGGCAAAGCGTTAGCGCAGGAACTCAAGGCCGAATGGACCATCCATGAGCGATTTGGCACCGTCTCGATCGCCATCCCCAAGACTCTCCACATTCCACAGATGCAACATCTGGACATTGCCACGGCACGAACGGAATATTATGAATATCCCACCGCACTACCGACTGTGGAACGCAGTTCAATAAAAAAAGACCTCTACCGGCGGGATTTCACCATCAATGCCCTGGCCATTCGCTTAAACAGGACGCCCGGTGAACTCCTGGACTATTTCGGGGGGCGGCGAGACATCAAGGACAGAATCGTGCGGGTCCTTCACAGCCTCAGCTTCGTGGAAGATCCCACCCGGGTCTTTCGAGCCATTCGCTTCGAGCAACGGTTTGGTTTCCAGATTAGTAAAGAAACCCAGCATTTCATTCAACAAGCCCAAACCATGGAACTGTTTCACCGGCTTTCCGGCGTACGATTAGGGAATGAACTGATCCATATTCTAGAGGAACCCGAGCCGGCCAAAGGCATTCAGCGATTGAATCAATTTAAACTCTTTCCTTTTATTCATCCCAAGCTGCAATGGAAAGAACCGGCTCCGACGCTCTTTGCATCCGGAGAAAAAATTCTGGCCTGGCATGAGGTGGAGAGTACCCGATCAGGAACCGAGCGATGGCTGCTCTATGCCCTGGCCTGGTTCGAATCGTTGGGCAAATCCGAATTGGTCAAAACCTGGAAACGATTGGGATTCCCGCAACGAAACACAGCAACGGTGGGAGAATTCTTACAGGCCCAGTCCACCTTGATAAGGACTCTCAACCGAAAGCATCTGGCTCCGTCAGAAATTTACGATCTCCTCACGCCATGGCCGAAGGAACTCGTGTTATTTCTCATGGCCAAGGCGCAAAGCAAGCCGGCGATTCATGCGGCCACGGAACGGATCCGGGATTATCTCACCACGTTCCAACATACCGCCATCACCTTAACCGGCCACGACCTGGAGGACATGGGCCTTCCCAAAGGTCCAGCCTATCGCCGGGTGCTCGATCGCATCTTCAAAGCCAAACTGGATCGCCTGGTGACCACACAGGAAGATGAATATCGCCTGGCCAAAACCTTCATTGCGCAAGAAACCGCTTCAGGAAGCCGCTCCAAATCCCCTTCATCGGCAAGGAAAGGCGGCGGTGGATAA
- a CDS encoding peroxiredoxin has translation MSEERGLPRIGDHAPDFSAVTTQQTDFNFSVWQEQHWVVLFSHPADFTPVCTTELMAFAQASEQFRQRGVKLIGLSVDSVHAHLAWLRSIHEKMGVTIPFPMIADVDMRVAKLYGMIHANASSTATVRAVFVIDPKRVIRALLYYPLNAGRNVDEILRLVTALQTTDRFVCATPANWREGDKVVVPPPKTVQEVDQALAKSEYEHRDFYLALKNVSPVVTPKPVEVKEPQPVEAEAPKPAQPDPAQPAENTSST, from the coding sequence ATGTCGGAAGAACGAGGGTTGCCTCGCATAGGGGATCATGCACCGGACTTTTCCGCGGTGACGACGCAACAGACCGATTTTAATTTTAGCGTGTGGCAGGAGCAGCATTGGGTGGTATTGTTTTCTCACCCGGCGGATTTTACTCCGGTGTGTACGACGGAATTGATGGCCTTTGCCCAAGCTAGTGAGCAATTTCGTCAGCGGGGGGTGAAGCTCATTGGTTTGAGTGTGGATAGTGTTCATGCTCATTTAGCCTGGCTTCGCAGTATTCACGAGAAAATGGGTGTCACGATTCCGTTTCCTATGATTGCCGATGTGGATATGCGTGTCGCGAAACTGTATGGCATGATCCATGCTAATGCGAGTTCCACCGCGACGGTCCGTGCGGTGTTTGTTATTGACCCGAAGCGGGTGATTCGGGCCTTGCTGTATTACCCCCTCAATGCCGGACGCAATGTGGATGAAATCCTTCGGTTGGTCACTGCCCTGCAAACGACCGACCGCTTTGTTTGTGCGACGCCTGCCAATTGGCGGGAAGGGGACAAGGTGGTGGTGCCACCCCCTAAGACCGTTCAGGAAGTTGATCAAGCCCTGGCTAAATCAGAATATGAACATCGGGATTTTTATTTAGCACTCAAAAATGTATCCCCGGTTGTGACCCCGAAGCCTGTGGAAGTGAAGGAGCCTCAACCTGTGGAAGCCGAGGCTCCCAAGCCAGCTCAACCCGACCCAGCTCAACCTGCTGAGAATACCTCTTCCACCTAG
- a CDS encoding pentapeptide repeat-containing protein, producing MKLWGAKYSLQLGVFVLLGLSSIHAEACRLLPTPPGSENVFWVHVEGPCLPGEEAALAVKGADLLEALVQGKRIDLDHVVVVDQVMLDLLPQQAISEYPSIPPSVLKPLNEKGITAVRVIPETISIRHSRFEKVLATNLVEGALLILGTVDFTGTVFQQSIDLSKTVFVGPVRFADARVDFEGFFIGSQFAQGVDFSHVKFGTHSRFHQAQFRDRVTFSDAHFTGVAEFLEVDFQQAADFSRTAFASGTGFSGSLFKGPADFSAISVVHEIYFRFTEFRESVTFAQAQFHTVVDFSNARFDGAKDFSGTEFRTMPELTGSNLPLDVVSVQNGRRLYGQVGIFLGLVILVLSYLWLSKGKKRA from the coding sequence ATGAAACTTTGGGGAGCAAAATATTCTCTGCAGCTCGGCGTGTTTGTCCTGCTGGGCCTGTCTTCTATTCATGCCGAGGCTTGCCGTCTTCTGCCGACTCCTCCAGGAAGCGAAAATGTTTTCTGGGTGCATGTTGAGGGGCCCTGTTTGCCTGGAGAAGAGGCAGCCTTGGCCGTGAAGGGGGCTGATTTGCTGGAAGCGCTTGTGCAGGGCAAGCGGATTGATCTTGATCACGTGGTGGTGGTTGATCAGGTGATGCTTGATCTTCTGCCCCAACAGGCCATTTCGGAATATCCCTCCATTCCCCCGTCAGTGCTAAAACCCCTGAACGAGAAAGGGATCACTGCCGTTCGCGTCATCCCAGAGACAATTTCCATCCGGCATTCTCGATTTGAAAAAGTGCTTGCCACCAATCTGGTTGAAGGGGCTCTCCTGATATTGGGGACGGTAGATTTCACGGGAACCGTCTTTCAACAATCAATTGATCTTTCTAAGACTGTGTTTGTGGGCCCGGTAAGGTTTGCAGACGCGCGGGTTGATTTTGAGGGGTTTTTTATTGGTTCTCAATTTGCCCAAGGCGTGGATTTTTCTCACGTCAAATTTGGAACGCATTCCCGGTTTCACCAGGCTCAATTTCGTGATCGGGTCACCTTTTCGGACGCTCATTTCACCGGAGTTGCTGAGTTTTTGGAGGTCGACTTCCAGCAGGCAGCAGATTTCTCCCGAACGGCTTTTGCCAGTGGGACAGGCTTTTCAGGGTCGTTGTTTAAAGGCCCTGCCGATTTTTCAGCCATCTCGGTCGTTCATGAAATCTATTTTCGGTTTACCGAATTTCGAGAGTCGGTGACGTTTGCCCAAGCACAATTTCATACGGTGGTCGATTTTTCGAACGCCAGGTTTGATGGAGCCAAGGATTTTTCCGGAACCGAGTTCCGCACCATGCCGGAATTAACCGGGAGTAACCTCCCGCTTGATGTGGTTTCGGTTCAGAATGGTCGGAGGCTCTATGGCCAGGTCGGGATCTTTTTGGGGCTGGTGATTCTGGTGCTGAGTTACCTCTGGCTTTCCAAAGGGAAGAAGAGGGCTTAG
- a CDS encoding segregation and condensation protein A yields the protein MESVPSLIVSDLEDDDAYQVKLEAFTGPMDLLLHLIRKHQINIYDIPVALIAQQYLEYLSMMKTLNLSLAGEFLVMAATLLYIKSRMLLPKEEKPETEDEEGLDPRAELVRQLVEYERFKEAAGSLVIRERLWRESFTRDPLPLPTESAVEEDMATEDLQLFDLLSAFQDVLDRAPTNEIVELSRETWTIQDRIQVILERLEAESTVPFEGLFEHHWSKPLVIATFLALLELVRMNLVRLFQGEWLGPIQVTRRFVPAGGAGSTGSFPVDPL from the coding sequence TTGGAATCCGTCCCCTCCCTGATTGTTTCTGACCTTGAAGATGACGATGCATATCAGGTCAAACTTGAGGCCTTTACCGGCCCCATGGATTTGCTTCTCCACTTGATTCGGAAACACCAAATCAACATTTATGATATTCCGGTGGCGCTGATTGCGCAGCAATATTTGGAATATTTGTCCATGATGAAGACGTTGAACCTGTCTCTGGCCGGGGAATTTCTGGTCATGGCAGCCACGCTGCTTTATATCAAATCCCGGATGCTCCTTCCCAAAGAGGAAAAACCGGAGACAGAAGATGAGGAAGGTCTGGATCCTCGTGCGGAATTGGTCCGGCAATTGGTCGAATATGAGCGTTTCAAGGAGGCAGCAGGGAGCCTGGTTATTCGCGAACGTCTTTGGCGGGAGTCCTTTACTCGTGATCCTCTCCCCTTGCCAACTGAGTCAGCGGTCGAGGAGGATATGGCTACGGAGGATCTCCAATTATTTGATCTTCTGAGTGCATTCCAGGACGTTTTGGATCGAGCTCCAACTAATGAAATCGTGGAATTGTCAAGGGAAACTTGGACGATTCAGGACCGTATTCAGGTCATCCTGGAGCGGTTGGAAGCGGAGTCGACCGTTCCTTTTGAGGGTTTATTTGAACACCATTGGTCCAAGCCATTGGTCATTGCTACATTTCTGGCTTTGTTGGAACTGGTCAGGATGAACCTGGTTCGATTGTTTCAAGGAGAATGGTTAGGTCCCATCCAGGTGACCAGGCGTTTCGTTCCAGCCGGAGGGGCTGGTTCTACTGGAAGTTTTCCTGTGGATCCATTGTGA